Proteins from a single region of Phycisphaeraceae bacterium D3-23:
- the sppA gene encoding signal peptide peptidase SppA translates to MRYPLPFVVLALTALSLVGCGPMTFVVGVSPGDQQLESTVVQEADGWTRNRVAVIDVSGMIMNARTPGLLSAGENPVSTFREELDAAAEDSRVKAVIVRLNTPGGGVTASDAMYRDVLRFKEQTGKPVVVLMMDVAASGGYYLACAGDEIVAYPTTVTGSIGVIIQTVSLQPALSRIGISTEALTSGPNKDAGSPFGEMTDEHRAVLQGMVDEFYARFTAIVREARPSIPADRFDEVTDGRVVSGDRALEVGLVDQLGDLDDAFVRAKALAGVGDAHLVVYHRSLEYVGSPYASTPGGLPQAVGSQINLLQLNLDGTLGGLASPSGFYYLWRPDVP, encoded by the coding sequence ATGCGCTACCCCCTGCCGTTTGTTGTGCTTGCCCTGACCGCACTGTCGCTCGTCGGCTGCGGGCCGATGACGTTTGTCGTCGGCGTGTCGCCCGGCGACCAGCAGCTCGAATCAACCGTCGTGCAGGAGGCGGACGGCTGGACGCGCAACCGCGTCGCGGTGATCGACGTGTCGGGCATGATCATGAACGCCAGGACGCCGGGCCTGCTCTCGGCCGGGGAGAACCCGGTCAGCACGTTCCGTGAGGAACTCGACGCTGCGGCCGAGGACAGCCGCGTCAAGGCGGTCATCGTCCGGCTCAACACGCCGGGCGGGGGCGTGACGGCGAGCGACGCGATGTACCGCGATGTCCTGCGTTTCAAGGAACAGACCGGCAAGCCCGTCGTCGTCCTGATGATGGACGTCGCGGCCAGCGGCGGGTACTACCTCGCCTGCGCGGGCGATGAGATCGTCGCGTATCCCACCACCGTCACCGGCAGCATCGGCGTCATCATCCAGACCGTGAGCTTACAGCCCGCGCTGTCGCGCATCGGCATCTCGACCGAGGCGCTGACGAGCGGGCCCAACAAAGACGCCGGCTCCCCGTTTGGCGAAATGACCGATGAACACCGCGCGGTGTTGCAGGGCATGGTCGATGAGTTTTATGCGCGGTTTACAGCAATCGTGCGCGAGGCAAGGCCGAGCATCCCTGCGGACCGTTTCGATGAGGTGACCGATGGACGCGTCGTCAGCGGCGACCGCGCGTTGGAGGTCGGGCTGGTCGATCAACTGGGCGATCTTGATGATGCGTTTGTCCGGGCCAAGGCGTTGGCGGGTGTGGGCGATGCGCACCTCGTGGTGTACCATCGCTCGCTGGAGTATGTGGGATCGCCATACGCCTCGACGCCCGGCGGCCTTCCCCAGGCGGTCGGCTCGCAGATCAACCTGCTGCAGCTCAATCTGGACGGCACGCTGGGCGGGCTCGCGTCGCCTTCGGGGTTCTACTACCTCTGGCGTCCGGATGTGCCGTGA
- a CDS encoding ABC transporter permease, which translates to MVLVESFALLGHGLVSKLDGFGRFTRFAGATLHRVVFGRSGTGRLKLLMPQLYEIGTRSIPVVLLVGGFVGAVLGVEMFEQFRAVGQEARIGGIINLSVVKQIGPVLAAVMIAGRVGGAVSAQIGTMRVTEQVDALRVMGTDPITYLVVPRVIACVIMVPLLTIVSDLMGMVGGWLVVVIGLGVDSNEYWRFSAALVTSFDVFIGLAKATAFGLLIGLISCYKGFNCEPGASGVGKAATDAFVTSFIAIIIANFFLAKFLNDLFIMIYGNTPNALSL; encoded by the coding sequence ATGGTTTTGGTCGAGAGCTTTGCGCTGCTGGGTCACGGGCTTGTGAGCAAGCTCGACGGTTTTGGGCGTTTCACGCGCTTCGCCGGGGCGACCCTGCACCGGGTCGTCTTTGGCCGATCGGGCACGGGCCGGCTCAAGCTCCTGATGCCCCAGCTCTACGAGATCGGCACCCGCAGCATCCCTGTGGTGTTGCTCGTCGGCGGGTTCGTCGGCGCGGTGCTCGGCGTCGAGATGTTTGAGCAGTTCCGTGCGGTCGGGCAGGAGGCCCGCATCGGCGGGATCATCAACCTGTCGGTGGTCAAGCAGATCGGCCCGGTGCTCGCCGCGGTGATGATCGCCGGCCGGGTCGGCGGGGCGGTCAGCGCGCAGATCGGCACGATGCGTGTCACCGAGCAGGTCGATGCGCTGCGCGTCATGGGCACCGACCCGATCACCTACCTCGTCGTGCCGCGCGTCATCGCGTGTGTCATCATGGTCCCGCTGCTCACGATCGTCAGCGACCTCATGGGCATGGTCGGCGGCTGGCTCGTCGTTGTCATCGGGCTCGGCGTCGACTCCAACGAGTACTGGCGCTTCTCCGCCGCGCTCGTCACCAGCTTCGACGTCTTCATCGGGCTGGCCAAGGCGACGGCGTTCGGCCTGCTCATTGGGCTCATCAGCTGCTACAAGGGGTTCAACTGCGAGCCCGGCGCGTCCGGCGTCGGCAAGGCCGCGACCGACGCCTTTGTCACCAGCTTCATCGCCATCATCATCGCCAACTTCTTCCTGGCGAAGTTCCTCAACGACCTCTTCATCATGATCTACGGCAACACGCCCAACGCGCTGTCGCTGTAG